In Spirochaetaceae bacterium, a genomic segment contains:
- a CDS encoding nucleoside monophosphate kinase, with product MAKALNIVHISTGDIFRANIKEGTALGQKVQVILAKGELVSDELTNEIVKDRFNKGDLAYGFILDGYPRTINQAQALSAIVQIDAVINFVVSEETVIKRLAGRLVCRQCGATYHSDNIKPKVAGICDKCGGELYTRDDDKIEAIKKRLAEYNEKTAPLIDYYTRQGCLYNLNAEPAGEEIFENFKKIIFDF from the coding sequence ATGGCTAAGGCCTTAAATATAGTGCATATCTCTACCGGTGATATTTTTAGGGCTAACATTAAAGAAGGCACGGCGCTGGGCCAAAAAGTGCAGGTTATTTTAGCTAAAGGTGAATTGGTAAGTGATGAACTTACCAACGAGATAGTAAAAGACAGATTTAATAAAGGCGATTTAGCCTATGGTTTTATCTTAGATGGTTACCCGCGTACTATTAACCAAGCCCAAGCCCTAAGCGCTATCGTGCAGATAGATGCCGTTATTAACTTTGTGGTAAGCGAAGAAACAGTTATTAAACGGTTGGCCGGGCGCTTAGTTTGCCGCCAATGCGGGGCTACTTACCATAGCGATAATATCAAACCTAAAGTGGCCGGTATTTGCGATAAATGCGGCGGCGAGCTTTACACCCGTGATGACGATAAAATTGAAGCCATTAAAAAAAGATTGGCCGAATATAACGAAAAAACGGCCCCTTTAATAGATTATTACACCCGGCAAGGGTGTTTATATAACCTTAATGCCGAACCTGCCGGTGAAGAGATATTTGAAAACTTTAAAAAAATAATCTTCGATTTTTAA